A genomic stretch from Setaria viridis chromosome 1, Setaria_viridis_v4.0, whole genome shotgun sequence includes:
- the LOC117841397 gene encoding trihelix transcription factor GTL1 isoform X2: MLHHHGGAGSPYTAPPTAGTAPFPPTPTGLVSATAIPPPPMQLQPAGTTPSANFEELPAGGSGAGAVANLQEEDVPADVVGGSGVGASGSGGHRWPREETLALIRIRTEMDADFRNAPLKAPLWEDVARKLAGLGYHRSAKKCKEKFENVDKYYRRTKDARAGRQDGKSYRFFSQLEALHAAAQRQQQATGMATVQADHQPLRTMAAWTATPATQQLGPPGGSALPDLSFSSMSGSESDSESDDDLDDGVLEAGRGKGESGGDDREMMAIFEGMMKQVTEKQDAMQRVFLETLERWEAERTAREEAWRRQEVARMNHEREQLARERAAAASRDAALIAFLQRIGGGQQQGEPVRLPPPIAVAMPVPAPMPDRTPPSPRHDASLQPVPAPPKPEEARAWAGGEGSGSSLPSRWPKEEVQALIQLRTEKDEQYHDVVAKGPLWEDIAAGMRRIGYHRSAKRCKEKWENINKYYKKVKESNKRRPEDSKTCPYFHQLDAMYRKKRFAGGGISTAPGAYTAAVAVTVLENPNLNPRELEGKSCHDAGKSKNDGQGNVQGPPGNNGETAPATTVPDDGDKNKDSELTLHRGQRTT; encoded by the exons ATGCTGCACCACCATGGTGGCGCCGGGTCCCCGTACACGGCCCCGCCGACGGCTGGCACGGCCCCGttcccgccgacgccgacggggCTCGTGTCTGCCaccgccatcccgccgccgccgatgcagctgcagcctgcGGGGACGACGCCGAGTGCCAATTTCGAGGAATTGCCAGCGGGCGGCTCCGGCGCTGGCGCCGTGGCCAACCTACAAGAGGAGGACGTGCCGGCCGACGTtgtcggcggcagcggcgtgggaGCGTCGGGGTCCGGCGGCCACCGGTGGCCGCGCGAGGAGACGCTGGCGCTCATCAGGATCCGGACGGAGATGGACGCCGACTTCCGGAACGCCCCACTCAAAGCGCCGCTCTGGGAGGACGTCGCCAG GAAGCTTGCGGGTCTGGGATACCACCGGAGCGCCAAGAAGTGCAAGGAGAAGTTTGAGAACGTGGACAAGTACTACAGGCGCACCAAGGACGCCCGCGCCGGGCGCCAGGACGGCAAGAGCTACCGCTTCTTCTCGCAGCTCGAGGCGCTCCACGCCGCggcgcagcggcagcagcaggccaCGGGTATGGCCACGGTGCAAGCTGATCATCAACCGTTGAGGACAATGGCGGCGTGGACGGCGACCCCTGCGACCCAACAGCTAGGCCCTCCCGGCGGCTCCGCCCTGCCGGACCTCAGCTTCTCGTCCATGTCGGGGTCTGAGTCCGACTCCGAGTCGGACGACGACCTGGATGACGGTGTCCTGGAGGCGGGCCGCGGCAAgggcgagagcggcggcgacgacagggAGATGATGGCGATCTTCGAGGGTATGATGAAGCAGGTCACGGAGAAGCAGGACGCGATGCAGCGCGTGTTCCTGGAGACGCTCGAGCGGTGGGAGGCGGAGCGcacggcgcgcgaggaggcgtggcggcggcaggaggtcGCCCGCATGAACCACGAGCGGGAGCAGCTCGCcagggagcgcgccgccgcggcctcccgcgACGCCGCGCTGATCGCGTTCCTCCAGCGCATCGGCGGTGGGCAACAGCAGGGGGAGCCCGTGCGCCTCCCTCCCCCGATCGCCGTCGCCATGCCCGTGCCCGCGCCGATGCCCGACCGCACCCCGCCGTCGCCTCGCCACGACGCCTCGCTCCAGCCTGTGCCCGCGCCTCCCAAGCCGGAGGAGGCCCGGGCGTGGGCTGGAGGAGAGGGCAGCGGGTCTTCGCTGCCGTCGCGGTGGCCGAAGGAGGAGGTGCAGGCGCTGATCCAGCTGCGAACCGAGAAGGACGAGCAGTACCATGACGTCGTGGCCAAGGGCCCGCTCTGGGAGGACATCGCCGCCGGAATGCGGAGGATCGGGTACCACCGGAGCGCCAAGCGGTGCAAGGAGAAGTGGGAGAACATCAACAAGTACTACAAGAAGGTGAAGGAGAGCAACAAGAGGCGCCCCGAGGACTCCAAGACCTGCCCGTACTTCCACCAGCTCGACGCCATGTACCGCAAGAAACGCTTCGCCGGCGGAGGCATCAGCACCGCGCCGGGAGCGTAcacggccgccgtcgccgtcacgGTGCTGGAGAATCCGAACCTGAACCCGCGCGAGCTCGAGGGGAAGAGCTGCCACGACGCTGGCAAGTCGAAGAATGATGGACAGGGAAACGTGCAAGGTCCTCCCGGCAACAACGGCGAGACGGCACCCGCGACCACCGTGCCTGATGACGGCGACAAAAACAAG GATTCAGAATTGACGTTGCACAGAGGGCAGAGGACAACATGA
- the LOC117841397 gene encoding trihelix transcription factor GTL1 isoform X1, with amino-acid sequence MLHHHGGAGSPYTAPPTAGTAPFPPTPTGLVSATAIPPPPMQLQPAGTTPSANFEELPAGGSGAGAVANLQEEDVPADVVGGSGVGASGSGGHRWPREETLALIRIRTEMDADFRNAPLKAPLWEDVARKLAGLGYHRSAKKCKEKFENVDKYYRRTKDARAGRQDGKSYRFFSQLEALHAAAQRQQQATGMATVQADHQPLRTMAAWTATPATQQLGPPGGSALPDLSFSSMSGSESDSESDDDLDDGVLEAGRGKGESGGDDREMMAIFEGMMKQVTEKQDAMQRVFLETLERWEAERTAREEAWRRQEVARMNHEREQLARERAAAASRDAALIAFLQRIGGGQQQGEPVRLPPPIAVAMPVPAPMPDRTPPSPRHDASLQPVPAPPKPEEARAWAGGEGSGSSLPSRWPKEEVQALIQLRTEKDEQYHDVVAKGPLWEDIAAGMRRIGYHRSAKRCKEKWENINKYYKKVKESNKRRPEDSKTCPYFHQLDAMYRKKRFAGGGISTAPGAYTAAVAVTVLENPNLNPRELEGKSCHDAGKSKNDGQGNVQGPPGNNGETAPATTVPDDGDKNKRAEDNMKETDVQLLQQQFGADETESDDNDMGGDYTEEGGNDEDKTKYKTSFQKPTVIGSSGDATAPPATAAATANSAGPTSSTFLAVQ; translated from the exons ATGCTGCACCACCATGGTGGCGCCGGGTCCCCGTACACGGCCCCGCCGACGGCTGGCACGGCCCCGttcccgccgacgccgacggggCTCGTGTCTGCCaccgccatcccgccgccgccgatgcagctgcagcctgcGGGGACGACGCCGAGTGCCAATTTCGAGGAATTGCCAGCGGGCGGCTCCGGCGCTGGCGCCGTGGCCAACCTACAAGAGGAGGACGTGCCGGCCGACGTtgtcggcggcagcggcgtgggaGCGTCGGGGTCCGGCGGCCACCGGTGGCCGCGCGAGGAGACGCTGGCGCTCATCAGGATCCGGACGGAGATGGACGCCGACTTCCGGAACGCCCCACTCAAAGCGCCGCTCTGGGAGGACGTCGCCAG GAAGCTTGCGGGTCTGGGATACCACCGGAGCGCCAAGAAGTGCAAGGAGAAGTTTGAGAACGTGGACAAGTACTACAGGCGCACCAAGGACGCCCGCGCCGGGCGCCAGGACGGCAAGAGCTACCGCTTCTTCTCGCAGCTCGAGGCGCTCCACGCCGCggcgcagcggcagcagcaggccaCGGGTATGGCCACGGTGCAAGCTGATCATCAACCGTTGAGGACAATGGCGGCGTGGACGGCGACCCCTGCGACCCAACAGCTAGGCCCTCCCGGCGGCTCCGCCCTGCCGGACCTCAGCTTCTCGTCCATGTCGGGGTCTGAGTCCGACTCCGAGTCGGACGACGACCTGGATGACGGTGTCCTGGAGGCGGGCCGCGGCAAgggcgagagcggcggcgacgacagggAGATGATGGCGATCTTCGAGGGTATGATGAAGCAGGTCACGGAGAAGCAGGACGCGATGCAGCGCGTGTTCCTGGAGACGCTCGAGCGGTGGGAGGCGGAGCGcacggcgcgcgaggaggcgtggcggcggcaggaggtcGCCCGCATGAACCACGAGCGGGAGCAGCTCGCcagggagcgcgccgccgcggcctcccgcgACGCCGCGCTGATCGCGTTCCTCCAGCGCATCGGCGGTGGGCAACAGCAGGGGGAGCCCGTGCGCCTCCCTCCCCCGATCGCCGTCGCCATGCCCGTGCCCGCGCCGATGCCCGACCGCACCCCGCCGTCGCCTCGCCACGACGCCTCGCTCCAGCCTGTGCCCGCGCCTCCCAAGCCGGAGGAGGCCCGGGCGTGGGCTGGAGGAGAGGGCAGCGGGTCTTCGCTGCCGTCGCGGTGGCCGAAGGAGGAGGTGCAGGCGCTGATCCAGCTGCGAACCGAGAAGGACGAGCAGTACCATGACGTCGTGGCCAAGGGCCCGCTCTGGGAGGACATCGCCGCCGGAATGCGGAGGATCGGGTACCACCGGAGCGCCAAGCGGTGCAAGGAGAAGTGGGAGAACATCAACAAGTACTACAAGAAGGTGAAGGAGAGCAACAAGAGGCGCCCCGAGGACTCCAAGACCTGCCCGTACTTCCACCAGCTCGACGCCATGTACCGCAAGAAACGCTTCGCCGGCGGAGGCATCAGCACCGCGCCGGGAGCGTAcacggccgccgtcgccgtcacgGTGCTGGAGAATCCGAACCTGAACCCGCGCGAGCTCGAGGGGAAGAGCTGCCACGACGCTGGCAAGTCGAAGAATGATGGACAGGGAAACGTGCAAGGTCCTCCCGGCAACAACGGCGAGACGGCACCCGCGACCACCGTGCCTGATGACGGCGACAAAAACAAG AGGGCAGAGGACAACATGAAAGAAACAGAcgtgcagctgctgcagcagcagttcGGAGCAGACGAGACGGAGAGCGACGACAACGACATGGGAGGCGACTACACTGAAGAAGGCGGCAACGATGAAGACAAAACGAAGTACAAGACGAGCTTCCAGAAGCCTACTGTGATCGGGAGCAGTGGCGACGCAACTGCACCACCAGCGACGGCTGCGGCAACGGCGAATTCAGCCGGTCCAACGAGCAGCACCTTCCTTGCCGTTCAGTAG
- the LOC117841397 gene encoding trihelix transcription factor GTL1 isoform X3: MLHHHGGAGSPYTAPPTAGTAPFPPTPTGLVSATAIPPPPMQLQPAGTTPSANFEELPAGGSGAGAVANLQEEDVPADVVGGSGVGASGSGGHRWPREETLALIRIRTEMDADFRNAPLKAPLWEDVARKLAGLGYHRSAKKCKEKFENVDKYYRRTKDARAGRQDGKSYRFFSQLEALHAAAQRQQQATGMATVQADHQPLRTMAAWTATPATQQLGPPGGSALPDLSFSSMSGSESDSESDDDLDDGVLEAGRGKGESGGDDREMMAIFEGMMKQVTEKQDAMQRVFLETLERWEAERTAREEAWRRQEVARMNHEREQLARERAAAASRDAALIAFLQRIGGGQQQGEPVRLPPPIAVAMPVPAPMPDRTPPSPRHDASLQPVPAPPKPEEARAWAGGEGSGSSLPSRWPKEEVQALIQLRTEKDEQYHDVVAKGPLWEDIAAGMRRIGYHRSAKRCKEKWENINKYYKKVKESNKRRPEDSKTCPYFHQLDAMYRKKRFAGGGISTAPGAYTAAVAVTVLENPNLNPRELEGKSCHDAGKSKNDGQGNVQGPPGNNGETAPATTVPDDGDKNKN, from the exons ATGCTGCACCACCATGGTGGCGCCGGGTCCCCGTACACGGCCCCGCCGACGGCTGGCACGGCCCCGttcccgccgacgccgacggggCTCGTGTCTGCCaccgccatcccgccgccgccgatgcagctgcagcctgcGGGGACGACGCCGAGTGCCAATTTCGAGGAATTGCCAGCGGGCGGCTCCGGCGCTGGCGCCGTGGCCAACCTACAAGAGGAGGACGTGCCGGCCGACGTtgtcggcggcagcggcgtgggaGCGTCGGGGTCCGGCGGCCACCGGTGGCCGCGCGAGGAGACGCTGGCGCTCATCAGGATCCGGACGGAGATGGACGCCGACTTCCGGAACGCCCCACTCAAAGCGCCGCTCTGGGAGGACGTCGCCAG GAAGCTTGCGGGTCTGGGATACCACCGGAGCGCCAAGAAGTGCAAGGAGAAGTTTGAGAACGTGGACAAGTACTACAGGCGCACCAAGGACGCCCGCGCCGGGCGCCAGGACGGCAAGAGCTACCGCTTCTTCTCGCAGCTCGAGGCGCTCCACGCCGCggcgcagcggcagcagcaggccaCGGGTATGGCCACGGTGCAAGCTGATCATCAACCGTTGAGGACAATGGCGGCGTGGACGGCGACCCCTGCGACCCAACAGCTAGGCCCTCCCGGCGGCTCCGCCCTGCCGGACCTCAGCTTCTCGTCCATGTCGGGGTCTGAGTCCGACTCCGAGTCGGACGACGACCTGGATGACGGTGTCCTGGAGGCGGGCCGCGGCAAgggcgagagcggcggcgacgacagggAGATGATGGCGATCTTCGAGGGTATGATGAAGCAGGTCACGGAGAAGCAGGACGCGATGCAGCGCGTGTTCCTGGAGACGCTCGAGCGGTGGGAGGCGGAGCGcacggcgcgcgaggaggcgtggcggcggcaggaggtcGCCCGCATGAACCACGAGCGGGAGCAGCTCGCcagggagcgcgccgccgcggcctcccgcgACGCCGCGCTGATCGCGTTCCTCCAGCGCATCGGCGGTGGGCAACAGCAGGGGGAGCCCGTGCGCCTCCCTCCCCCGATCGCCGTCGCCATGCCCGTGCCCGCGCCGATGCCCGACCGCACCCCGCCGTCGCCTCGCCACGACGCCTCGCTCCAGCCTGTGCCCGCGCCTCCCAAGCCGGAGGAGGCCCGGGCGTGGGCTGGAGGAGAGGGCAGCGGGTCTTCGCTGCCGTCGCGGTGGCCGAAGGAGGAGGTGCAGGCGCTGATCCAGCTGCGAACCGAGAAGGACGAGCAGTACCATGACGTCGTGGCCAAGGGCCCGCTCTGGGAGGACATCGCCGCCGGAATGCGGAGGATCGGGTACCACCGGAGCGCCAAGCGGTGCAAGGAGAAGTGGGAGAACATCAACAAGTACTACAAGAAGGTGAAGGAGAGCAACAAGAGGCGCCCCGAGGACTCCAAGACCTGCCCGTACTTCCACCAGCTCGACGCCATGTACCGCAAGAAACGCTTCGCCGGCGGAGGCATCAGCACCGCGCCGGGAGCGTAcacggccgccgtcgccgtcacgGTGCTGGAGAATCCGAACCTGAACCCGCGCGAGCTCGAGGGGAAGAGCTGCCACGACGCTGGCAAGTCGAAGAATGATGGACAGGGAAACGTGCAAGGTCCTCCCGGCAACAACGGCGAGACGGCACCCGCGACCACCGTGCCTGATGACGGCGACAAAAACAAG AATTGA